The Stigmatopora argus isolate UIUO_Sarg chromosome 23, RoL_Sarg_1.0, whole genome shotgun sequence genome contains a region encoding:
- the LOC144069261 gene encoding uncharacterized protein LOC144069261 translates to MANGGIEIHDPFAHRDHLGATPRVEDDLRKTQEFRLMVAYAKRRQREKSGRHMVREGPCPSPSPTGGGRHIVEQGPCPSPAGGETETTVTESKRKKKWKRLPRILMCIKPSKADKTPQTDLVQRVFLESAADSDKETEDVDVETDADHVAIKLTEIADDIPFVAPDVETDSPDEEVEKLIGLLLREDADRFNEQVTGLLKEALRSTLWNYAFYEKLMKTMLMRMGLFNANPEGPGPQTSRKTQVAVACEVTSRLSAVDTLPSQRLLGYGATYLQNHFSSWAKQQGGYEAAFDDDDDDDDDDVQ, encoded by the exons ATGGCGAACGGAGGCATCGAGATCCACGACCCTTTTGCCCACCGCGACCACCTCGGCGCCACCCCCCGGGTAGAAGACGACCTTCGAAAGACGCAAGAATTCCGACTCATGGTGGCGTACGCCAAGAGACGGCAGCGTGAAAAAAGCGGCCGGCACATGGTCCGGGAGGGCCCGTGCCCTTCACCTTCACCGACCGGTGGCGGCCGGCACATCGTCGAGCAGGGCCCGTGCCCTTCACCGGCCGGTGGTGAAACGGAAACCACCGTGACCGAGagcaaaaggaagaaaaaatggaAGCGACTGCCAAGGATTTTGATGTGCATCAAACCTAGCAAAGCTGACAAAACGCCACAAACGGATTTAGTCCAGAGAGTGTTTTTGG AGTCTGCGGCGGATTCGGACAAGGAAACGGAGGACGTAGACGTGGAGACGGACGCGGACCACGTGGCGATCAAGCTGACGGAAATCGCCGACGACATCCCGTTCGTGGCCCCGGACGTGGAAACCGATTCGCCCGACGAAG AGGTGGAGAAGCTGATCGGTCTCCTGCTGAGGGAAGATGCCGACCGATTCAACGAGCAGGTGACCGGG CTTTTGAAGGAAGCGTTGAGGTCCACTTTGTGGAACTACGCTTTCTACGAGAAGTTAATGAAGACGATGCTGATGAGGATGGGCCTCTTCAACGCCAACCCCGAGGGACCGGGCCCGCAGACGTCGCGTAAGACTCAAGTGGCGGTGGCGTGCGAG GTGACCAGTCGGCTGTCCGCCGTCGACACGCTCCCCAGCCAGCGCCTGCTGGGCTACGGCGCCACCTACCTGCAGAATCACTTTTCGTCCTGGGCCAAGCAGCAGGGCGGTTAC GAGGCGGcctttgatgatgatgatgacgacgacgacgacgacgtccAGTGA